A genomic segment from Panthera tigris isolate Pti1 chromosome A1, P.tigris_Pti1_mat1.1, whole genome shotgun sequence encodes:
- the LOC122231950 gene encoding uncharacterized protein LOC122231950 isoform X3, with protein sequence MGEKTFPGPCPGLLNSGVPSCQLVLFLEFPGSILHKFSRCLFAREGLSFPSLLKLLLHWLRPEDSRGPESRSTLPRDLGRCSWERATRASSSDLCEEISGLLEIKPPLPQLPEAPRGTAHQFLPVYGSSGFSGQTHPAHPGLPDLPSLKISGCWLALHAGLSGESEKSSCFQVVPFFLVRAGVESATLFKCQR encoded by the exons ATGGGCGAGAAGAccttccctggcccctgcccaggACTTCTTAATTCCGGCGTGCCCAGCTGCCAG cttgttttgtttcttgaatttcctGGGAGCATCCTTCACAAATTCTCTCGTTGTTTGTTTGCCCGGGAAggtctttcttttccctcccttttgAAG CTTCTTCTCCACTGGCTGAGACCAGAAGACTCGAGGGGGCCAGAGTCCAGGAGCACCCTCCCCCGGGATCTGGGACGCTGCTCTTGGGAAAG AGCCACAAGGGCATCTTCCTCAGACCTTTGTGAGGAgatctcagggctcctggaaataaagccccccctcccccagctcccagaaGCCCCGCGGGGCACCGCCCACCAGTTCCTGCCAGTTTACGGCTCCAGCGGCTTCTCCGGGCAgacccaccctgcccaccctggCCTCCCAGACTTGCCGTCCCTCAAGATTTCAGGGTGCTGGCTCGCCCTGCACGCTGGGCTCTCGGGTGAGTCTGAGAAAAGCAGTTGTTTTCAAGTTGTCCCATTTTTTCTTGTAAGGGCAGGAGTGGAGTCTGCCACACTCTTTAAATGTCAGCGCTAA
- the LOC122231950 gene encoding uncharacterized protein LOC122231950 isoform X2 produces the protein MGEKTFPGPCPGLLNSGVPSCQLVLFLEFPGSILHKFSRCLFAREGLSFPSLLKLLLHWLRPEDSRGPESRSTLPRDLGRCSWERWIRVTFPKCDRCLPFVTENFLDIFHSPVLLSHCRATRASSSDLCEEISGLLEIKPPLPQLPEAPRGTAHQFLPVYGSSGFSGQTHPAHPGLPDLPSLKISGCWLALHAGLSGKKEIPRVVTHHLKSISG, from the exons ATGGGCGAGAAGAccttccctggcccctgcccaggACTTCTTAATTCCGGCGTGCCCAGCTGCCAG cttgttttgtttcttgaatttcctGGGAGCATCCTTCACAAATTCTCTCGTTGTTTGTTTGCCCGGGAAggtctttcttttccctcccttttgAAG CTTCTTCTCCACTGGCTGAGACCAGAAGACTCGAGGGGGCCAGAGTCCAGGAGCACCCTCCCCCGGGATCTGGGACGCTGCTCTTGGGAAAGGTGGATACGTGTCACGTTTCCCAAATGTGACAGATGTCTTCCCTTTGTCACAGAGAACTTCCTGGACATATTTCACAGCCCAGTTCTTCTCTCCCACTGCAGAGCCACAAGGGCATCTTCCTCAGACCTTTGTGAGGAgatctcagggctcctggaaataaagccccccctcccccagctcccagaaGCCCCGCGGGGCACCGCCCACCAGTTCCTGCCAGTTTACGGCTCCAGCGGCTTCTCCGGGCAgacccaccctgcccaccctggCCTCCCAGACTTGCCGTCCCTCAAGATTTCAGGGTGCTGGCTCGCCCTGCACGCTGGGCTCTCGG gaaagaaagagattccGCGTGTTGTGACTCATCACCTTAAAAGTATCTCTGGTTAG
- the LOC122231950 gene encoding uncharacterized protein LOC122231950 isoform X1 produces MGEKTFPGPCPGLLNSGVPSCQLVLFLEFPGSILHKFSRCLFAREGLSFPSLLKLLLHWLRPEDSRGPESRSTLPRDLGRCSWERWIRVTFPKCDRCLPFVTENFLDIFHSPVLLSHCRATRASSSDLCEEISGLLEIKPPLPQLPEAPRGTAHQFLPVYGSSGFSGQTHPAHPGLPDLPSLKISGCWLALHAGLSGESEKSSCFQVVPFFLVRAGVESATLFKCQR; encoded by the exons ATGGGCGAGAAGAccttccctggcccctgcccaggACTTCTTAATTCCGGCGTGCCCAGCTGCCAG cttgttttgtttcttgaatttcctGGGAGCATCCTTCACAAATTCTCTCGTTGTTTGTTTGCCCGGGAAggtctttcttttccctcccttttgAAG CTTCTTCTCCACTGGCTGAGACCAGAAGACTCGAGGGGGCCAGAGTCCAGGAGCACCCTCCCCCGGGATCTGGGACGCTGCTCTTGGGAAAGGTGGATACGTGTCACGTTTCCCAAATGTGACAGATGTCTTCCCTTTGTCACAGAGAACTTCCTGGACATATTTCACAGCCCAGTTCTTCTCTCCCACTGCAGAGCCACAAGGGCATCTTCCTCAGACCTTTGTGAGGAgatctcagggctcctggaaataaagccccccctcccccagctcccagaaGCCCCGCGGGGCACCGCCCACCAGTTCCTGCCAGTTTACGGCTCCAGCGGCTTCTCCGGGCAgacccaccctgcccaccctggCCTCCCAGACTTGCCGTCCCTCAAGATTTCAGGGTGCTGGCTCGCCCTGCACGCTGGGCTCTCGGGTGAGTCTGAGAAAAGCAGTTGTTTTCAAGTTGTCCCATTTTTTCTTGTAAGGGCAGGAGTGGAGTCTGCCACACTCTTTAAATGTCAGCGCTAA